One genomic window of Bacillus mycoides includes the following:
- a CDS encoding heavy metal translocating P-type ATPase has translation MNEQKEANLQISGMTCAACANRIEKGLKKVEGVQDANVNFALEKTKILYDPTKTNPKEFKEKVESLGYGIVSDKAEFTVSGMTCAACANKVEKRLNKLDGVNKATVNFALESATVDFNPNEISVNEMKSTITKLGYKLEVKSDEQDSSTDHRLKEIERQKKKFMFSFILSFPLLWAMVSHFSFTSFIYLPDMLMNPWVQLALATPVQFIIGGQFYIGAYKALRNKSANMDVLVALGTSAAYFYSVYLSIQSIGSSEHMTDLYFETSAVLITLIILGKLFEAKAKGRSSEAIKKLMGLQAKTATVVRDGTEMKILIEEVVAGDVVYVKPGEKIPVDGEIVEGKSAIDESMLTGESIPVDKTIGDVVIGSTMNKNGFLKVKATKVGRDTALAQIIKVVEEAQGSKAPIQRVADQISGIFVPVVVVIAIITFAVWMLFVTPGDFGGALEKMIAVLVIACPCALGLATPTSIMAGSGRSAEYGILFKGGEHLEATHRLDTVILDKTGTVTNGKPVLTDVIVADGFHEEEILRLVGAAEKNSEHPLAEAIVEGIKEKKIVIPSSETFEAIPGFGIESVVEGKQLLIGTRRLMKKFDIDIEEVSKSMEALEREGKTAMLIAINKEYAGIVAVADTVKDTSKAAIARLKKMGLDVVMITGDNTQTAQAIAKQVGIDHVIAEVLPEGKAEEVKKLQAQGKKVAMVGDGINDAPALATADIGMAIGTGTDVAMEAADITLIRGDLNSIADAIFMSKMTIRNIKQNLFWALAYNGLGIPIAALGFLAPWVAGAAMAFSSVSVVLNALRLQRVKLKS, from the coding sequence ATGAATGAACAAAAAGAGGCCAATCTCCAAATATCAGGCATGACATGTGCAGCATGTGCAAATAGAATTGAAAAAGGTCTTAAAAAAGTAGAAGGTGTGCAGGATGCAAATGTGAATTTTGCACTTGAAAAAACGAAAATTTTGTACGATCCAACTAAAACAAATCCGAAAGAATTTAAAGAAAAAGTTGAATCGTTAGGATATGGCATTGTAAGTGATAAAGCGGAGTTTACCGTTTCGGGAATGACATGCGCAGCGTGTGCGAATAAAGTGGAAAAGCGTTTAAATAAACTAGATGGTGTGAACAAGGCGACAGTAAATTTCGCTTTAGAATCAGCTACAGTAGACTTTAACCCTAATGAAATCAGTGTAAATGAGATGAAGAGTACAATCACAAAATTAGGATATAAATTAGAAGTGAAATCGGATGAGCAAGATTCATCAACAGATCACCGCTTAAAAGAAATTGAGCGACAAAAGAAGAAGTTTATGTTTTCGTTTATTTTATCATTTCCGTTATTGTGGGCAATGGTGAGTCATTTTTCATTTACATCTTTTATTTATTTACCTGATATGCTTATGAATCCATGGGTGCAGCTGGCTCTTGCAACTCCAGTACAGTTTATAATTGGAGGCCAGTTTTATATTGGTGCTTATAAAGCGTTACGCAATAAAAGTGCAAACATGGATGTTCTTGTGGCACTTGGAACGTCCGCTGCTTATTTCTATAGTGTTTATTTAAGTATTCAATCAATTGGTTCTTCAGAACATATGACAGATTTATATTTTGAAACGAGCGCGGTACTTATTACTTTAATTATTTTAGGTAAATTATTTGAGGCGAAAGCAAAAGGGCGTTCATCAGAAGCTATTAAAAAGTTGATGGGATTACAAGCGAAAACTGCCACAGTTGTGCGAGACGGCACAGAAATGAAAATTTTAATCGAAGAAGTGGTAGCTGGTGATGTTGTCTATGTTAAACCTGGTGAAAAAATCCCAGTAGATGGAGAAATTGTAGAAGGAAAATCAGCGATAGATGAATCGATGTTAACAGGCGAGAGTATTCCAGTTGATAAAACAATTGGGGATGTAGTAATTGGCTCTACAATGAATAAAAATGGATTTTTAAAAGTTAAAGCAACTAAGGTAGGAAGAGATACTGCATTAGCTCAAATTATTAAAGTAGTAGAAGAGGCTCAAGGTTCAAAAGCTCCTATTCAAAGGGTAGCTGATCAAATTTCTGGTATTTTCGTACCAGTTGTAGTTGTAATTGCTATTATCACATTTGCAGTGTGGATGCTATTTGTTACACCTGGTGATTTTGGCGGAGCACTTGAGAAAATGATAGCAGTACTTGTTATCGCTTGTCCGTGTGCATTAGGTCTTGCGACACCTACATCTATTATGGCTGGATCAGGAAGATCGGCTGAGTATGGCATTTTATTTAAAGGCGGGGAGCATTTAGAAGCAACCCACCGATTAGATACAGTTATTCTAGATAAAACAGGTACTGTGACAAATGGGAAGCCGGTGTTAACAGATGTAATTGTAGCAGATGGATTCCATGAAGAAGAAATACTACGTTTAGTAGGTGCGGCAGAAAAAAATTCTGAACACCCACTTGCAGAAGCGATTGTAGAAGGAATTAAAGAAAAGAAAATTGTTATCCCAAGTTCAGAAACATTTGAAGCGATTCCTGGATTCGGCATCGAATCAGTTGTAGAAGGGAAACAATTATTAATTGGTACACGTCGATTAATGAAGAAATTCGATATTGATATTGAAGAAGTTTCTAAATCGATGGAAGCGCTAGAACGAGAAGGAAAAACAGCAATGCTTATTGCGATTAATAAAGAATATGCTGGTATAGTGGCTGTTGCGGATACTGTAAAAGATACTTCAAAAGCAGCTATCGCAAGACTTAAGAAAATGGGTCTAGACGTTGTTATGATTACAGGAGATAATACACAAACTGCTCAGGCAATCGCTAAGCAAGTTGGTATTGATCACGTAATTGCAGAAGTATTACCAGAAGGAAAAGCAGAAGAAGTGAAAAAACTGCAAGCGCAAGGTAAGAAAGTAGCAATGGTTGGAGATGGAATAAATGATGCTCCTGCACTGGCTACGGCGGATATCGGTATGGCAATTGGAACCGGAACGGATGTAGCGATGGAAGCGGCAGATATTACGTTAATCCGTGGTGATTTAAATAGTATTGCTGATGCAATTTTTATGAGTAAAATGACGATTAGAAATATTAAGCAAAATCTATTCTGGGCGTTAGCTTATAACGGCCTAGGAATTCCAATTGCGGCGCTCGGTTTCTTAGCACCTTGGGTTGCAGGTGCAGCAATGGCATTTAGCTCTGTATCAGTCGTATTAAATGCATTAAGATTACAAAGAGTTAAATTGAAATCTTAA
- the copZ gene encoding copper chaperone CopZ — translation MEQLTLKVEGMSCGHCVNSIESNVKELNGVEQVKVQLAEGTVEVTIDSSVVTLKDIVVVIEDQGYDVQ, via the coding sequence ATGGAACAGTTAACATTAAAAGTTGAGGGTATGTCTTGTGGGCATTGTGTAAATTCTATTGAAAGTAATGTGAAAGAATTAAACGGCGTTGAGCAAGTAAAAGTTCAATTAGCAGAAGGAACTGTTGAAGTTACTATCGACTCATCAGTTGTAACGTTAAAAGATATCGTTGTTGTAATTGAAGATCAAGGCTATGACGTTCAATAA
- a CDS encoding metal-sensing transcriptional repressor — MDHKEQETTAMHRSEKEKEQIINRLKRIEGQVRGIQNMIENDRYCVDILVQISAINAAMKKVGMGVLKNHTNHCVSGAIKNGNGDEAIEELMTVFERFSKA; from the coding sequence ATGGATCATAAAGAGCAGGAAACAACGGCTATGCATAGATCAGAAAAAGAAAAAGAGCAAATTATAAATAGATTGAAGAGAATTGAAGGGCAAGTTCGTGGAATTCAAAATATGATTGAAAATGATCGTTATTGTGTTGATATTCTAGTGCAAATTTCAGCGATCAATGCAGCGATGAAAAAAGTAGGAATGGGCGTCTTAAAGAATCATACAAATCATTGTGTTTCAGGAGCTATTAAAAACGGGAATGGTGACGAAGCAATTGAAGAATTAATGACCGTTTTTGAACGTTTTTCAAAAGCGTAA
- a CDS encoding cation diffusion facilitator family transporter, which produces MGHHHGHQHHGHTHGHSHGHHHFEESREGNKKGLITALVITAIIMFLEFFGGLVTNSLALLSDSGHMLSDTSSLLLSLIAIGLAARTVTSTKTYGYYRFEILAALINGITLFVVAGLIVWEAIGRFFEPPTVASGPMMLIASIGLLANLISAWALMRQGDVKNNVNLRSAYLHVLGDALGSVGALVAGALMSLFSWYIADPIISVVVALLILKSAWGVTKHSIHILMEGTPVSIEIEQVKQAIKEVEGVRDIHDLHIWTITSGLDALSVHVMIDKKQDDQEVLQNIITMLKQEFHIEHATIQIETLKIKHSEMVV; this is translated from the coding sequence ATGGGACATCATCACGGTCACCAACATCATGGGCATACTCACGGGCATTCCCACGGACATCATCATTTTGAAGAGAGTAGAGAAGGGAATAAGAAAGGTTTAATTACGGCATTAGTAATTACGGCAATTATTATGTTTCTTGAATTTTTTGGAGGACTAGTTACAAATAGTTTAGCCTTATTATCTGATTCAGGACATATGTTAAGTGACACGAGTTCGTTATTATTAAGTTTAATCGCTATTGGATTAGCAGCTAGAACTGTTACTTCTACAAAAACGTATGGATATTATCGTTTTGAAATATTGGCGGCATTAATTAATGGTATTACATTATTTGTTGTAGCTGGACTTATCGTGTGGGAAGCGATTGGAAGGTTTTTTGAACCACCAACTGTAGCAAGTGGTCCGATGATGTTAATCGCATCAATTGGTTTACTAGCAAATTTAATTAGTGCATGGGCTCTTATGAGACAAGGTGATGTGAAAAATAACGTCAATTTACGTAGCGCATATTTACATGTTCTTGGAGATGCTTTAGGTTCAGTTGGTGCGTTAGTAGCTGGTGCACTTATGTCGTTATTTTCATGGTATATTGCAGATCCAATTATTTCAGTGGTTGTAGCGCTATTAATTTTAAAGAGTGCATGGGGAGTAACAAAACATTCCATTCATATACTTATGGAGGGTACACCTGTTTCAATTGAGATAGAACAAGTTAAGCAAGCTATTAAAGAAGTAGAGGGTGTACGTGATATACACGATCTCCACATTTGGACAATTACATCAGGATTAGATGCATTAAGTGTCCATGTAATGATCGATAAAAAACAGGACGATCAAGAAGTGCTTCAAAATATTATTACTATGTTAAAACAGGAGTTCCATATTGAACATGCTACAATTCAAATCGAAACGCTTAAGATTAAGCATAGTGAAATGGTCGTTTAA
- a CDS encoding ferredoxin — translation MLHYTVVNKKNCGSCGLCASVAPDIYQLDGKGKSFGVLDNNEGIMGIPKIFLKAMLAASDGCPTSSIQVRKEPFINKVKIQ, via the coding sequence TTGTTACATTATACTGTCGTAAATAAAAAAAATTGTGGGTCATGTGGATTATGTGCTTCCGTAGCTCCTGATATATATCAATTAGATGGAAAAGGAAAATCATTTGGTGTATTAGATAACAATGAAGGAATAATGGGAATCCCAAAAATTTTCTTGAAAGCAATGTTGGCAGCTAGTGACGGCTGTCCAACAAGTTCAATTCAAGTAAGAAAAGAGCCGTTTATAAATAAAGTGAAAATTCAATAG
- the gpmA gene encoding 2,3-diphosphoglycerate-dependent phosphoglycerate mutase, whose protein sequence is MIKLVLIRHGQSEWNVENRFTGWTDIDLSNAGLREAREAGEVLKANGFSFDIAYTSVLKRAMRTLWITLEEMDLMWIPIHKTWKLNERHYGALQGLNKEETARKYGDERVTLWRRSTNVRPPALTKDDERYEAAHPKYRDLKDNKFPLTENLEDTEKRVVSYWDEEIVPNLKDGKKVIIAAHGNTIRALVKYLDQISDEDIEYVNIPTGTPLVYEFDNDLKPICHYYLRMKMGIKQTV, encoded by the coding sequence ATGATTAAGCTCGTTTTAATAAGACACGGACAAAGTGAATGGAATGTTGAAAATCGGTTTACAGGCTGGACAGATATAGACTTATCAAATGCTGGTCTTCGAGAAGCAAGAGAAGCTGGAGAGGTTTTGAAAGCCAATGGATTCTCATTCGATATAGCATATACATCTGTTTTAAAAAGGGCGATGCGTACTTTGTGGATTACTCTTGAGGAAATGGATTTGATGTGGATACCTATTCATAAAACATGGAAATTAAATGAGAGACATTACGGTGCACTTCAAGGATTGAATAAAGAAGAAACAGCGAGAAAATATGGTGATGAGAGAGTAACTTTATGGAGACGTTCAACAAATGTACGCCCACCAGCTCTTACAAAAGATGATGAGAGATATGAAGCGGCACATCCGAAGTATAGAGATTTAAAAGATAATAAGTTTCCCCTTACAGAAAATCTAGAAGATACAGAAAAACGAGTTGTTTCATATTGGGATGAAGAAATAGTCCCTAATTTAAAAGATGGAAAAAAAGTGATTATTGCAGCGCATGGAAATACAATAAGAGCTTTAGTAAAATATTTAGATCAAATTTCAGATGAAGATATAGAATATGTAAACATTCCAACAGGAACACCATTAGTTTATGAATTTGATAACGATTTAAAACCGATATGTCATTATTATTTAAGAATGAAAATGGGTATAAAACAAACGGTTTAA
- a CDS encoding ArsR/SmtB family transcription factor, which translates to MKEEHCELCYHDEQKVKHASDMLEKENISSVAKMFKALADETRLKIAYALYTEKELCVRDVASIIHSSIATASHHLRLLQTIGLAKKRKEGKLVFYSLDDSHVNGLIELAFSHSSEMKNKEFDM; encoded by the coding sequence ATGAAAGAAGAACATTGTGAACTTTGTTATCACGATGAGCAAAAAGTAAAACATGCAAGTGATATGTTGGAGAAAGAAAATATAAGTAGTGTAGCGAAAATGTTCAAGGCACTCGCGGATGAAACACGATTAAAAATTGCGTATGCACTGTATACGGAAAAGGAACTTTGTGTACGTGATGTCGCCAGTATTATTCATAGTAGTATTGCAACGGCTTCGCATCATTTAAGACTGTTACAAACAATAGGATTAGCAAAAAAGCGTAAAGAAGGAAAACTTGTTTTTTATTCATTAGATGATTCTCATGTAAATGGATTAATTGAATTAGCGTTTAGTCATAGTAGTGAAATGAAAAATAAAGAATTCGATATGTAG
- a CDS encoding alpha/beta hydrolase: MNTTIEKQQIITSNTEQWKIYSKLEGKEYQIHISKPRQPAPESGYPVIYVLDGNAFFQTFHEAVKIQSVRAEKTGVSPAIIVGIGYPIEGAFSGEERCYDFTPAVISKDAPLKPDGKPWPKTGGAHNFFTFIEEELKPQIENNFEIDKEKQTLFGHSLGGLFALHILFTNVNAFQNYFISSPSIWWNNQSVLEKEENLINQLNNAKVETGVFLTVGSLEREHMVVDANELSERLLQLKHEKLRFKFYEAEGENHASVVPTSLSKGLRYISHL; this comes from the coding sequence CTACTATTGAAAAACAGCAGATTATTACATCTAATACAGAACAGTGGAAAATATATTCAAAATTAGAAGGTAAGGAATATCAAATTCATATTTCAAAGCCGAGGCAGCCAGCACCAGAGTCAGGATATCCTGTCATATACGTATTAGATGGCAATGCCTTTTTTCAAACATTCCATGAAGCGGTTAAAATACAATCAGTTAGAGCAGAAAAAACAGGTGTTTCACCAGCTATTATAGTTGGTATTGGATATCCGATTGAAGGGGCATTTTCAGGAGAGGAAAGATGCTATGATTTTACACCTGCCGTAATTTCAAAAGATGCTCCTTTAAAACCGGATGGCAAACCGTGGCCTAAAACAGGAGGGGCACATAACTTCTTTACGTTTATTGAAGAAGAATTGAAACCACAAATTGAAAATAATTTTGAAATTGATAAAGAGAAGCAAACGTTATTTGGACATTCTCTAGGCGGATTATTTGCATTACATATACTATTTACAAATGTAAATGCCTTTCAAAATTATTTTATTAGTAGTCCGTCTATTTGGTGGAATAACCAATCTGTACTTGAAAAAGAAGAGAACCTTATAAATCAATTAAACAATGCTAAGGTTGAAACGGGAGTATTCCTTACAGTTGGTTCCTTAGAACGAGAGCATATGGTTGTAGATGCAAATGAATTATCAGAGCGTCTACTCCAATTAAAACATGAGAAGTTAAGATTTAAGTTTTATGAAGCTGAAGGAGAGAATCATGCATCTGTTGTGCCGACTTCTTTAAGTAAGGGATTAAGGTATATTAGTCATTTGTAG